A single window of Coleofasciculus sp. FACHB-1120 DNA harbors:
- a CDS encoding YraN family protein, producing MENRRLSHYPDIGVLGEDLVAQWLLSQAWEILERRWRCRWGEIDIIARQRPDESRVGGDIETETQHSLPIPLSSCLIFVEVKTRSRGNWDADGMLAITPKKQAKLWRTAEIFLADRPDLVNLPCRFDVALVRCQRVPKSNTVLLSEPLLAEPAKTPLVSSPEPRNLAVREYELSLQDYIQSAFDEPFS from the coding sequence ATGGAAAACCGTCGTCTATCTCATTATCCCGATATCGGTGTTTTAGGAGAAGACCTAGTTGCTCAATGGTTGCTTTCCCAAGCCTGGGAAATTCTTGAGCGTCGGTGGCGTTGCCGCTGGGGAGAAATTGATATAATTGCGCGACAACGCCCAGATGAAAGCAGGGTAGGGGGAGACATCGAGACAGAAACACAGCATTCATTACCCATTCCCCTGTCCTCTTGCTTAATATTTGTTGAGGTCAAAACTCGCAGTCGGGGAAATTGGGATGCGGATGGAATGCTGGCGATTACACCAAAAAAGCAAGCTAAACTCTGGCGCACAGCGGAGATTTTTTTAGCAGATCGTCCAGATTTAGTAAATCTTCCTTGCCGATTTGATGTCGCTTTGGTCAGATGTCAGCGCGTTCCTAAGAGCAATACTGTTTTGTTATCAGAACCTTTGTTAGCAGAACCTGCAAAGACTCCCTTGGTTTCTTCACCGGAACCGAGAAACTTAGCCGTCAGAGAATATGAGTTGAGT